In one window of Bacillota bacterium DNA:
- a CDS encoding mechanosensitive ion channel family protein: protein MERIQDYIRMFFDNLDIDIWQFLTQTGLLLIRILAIIVIAWLLLKAVRALLPRLLLNDKVDPAQGKTLVSLLHSLIRYVVYFIAGLTILVLFDIPVMPILTSAGIVGLAVGFGAQNLVRDFISGFFILFEGQFHVGDFVQINGDFTGTVEEIGLRVTKIREWSQRLHYIANGEISRVTNYNRQRMRPIISVTVPYKYEQKRVEEVLEQVCRAVAAAHHDQIIEDPSVFGITDIGEKGITFTLIALVLPDSYWFIERMLRKEILAQFAREGIEIAYPHRVFISSDPDRGTGPLSGT, encoded by the coding sequence ATGGAACGGATTCAGGACTATATTCGTATGTTTTTCGACAACCTGGATATCGATATCTGGCAGTTTCTAACCCAGACAGGGTTGCTGCTTATCCGGATATTGGCGATTATAGTAATCGCCTGGCTGCTTCTGAAGGCAGTGCGGGCGCTGCTGCCCCGTTTGCTCCTCAACGACAAGGTGGATCCCGCCCAGGGCAAGACTTTGGTCTCGCTGCTTCATTCCCTAATCCGCTATGTTGTCTATTTTATCGCCGGCCTGACAATCCTTGTGCTCTTTGATATTCCTGTGATGCCAATCCTCACCAGCGCCGGGATTGTCGGGCTGGCAGTGGGCTTTGGCGCCCAAAACCTGGTGCGGGACTTCATCAGCGGGTTTTTCATCCTCTTTGAGGGCCAGTTTCATGTCGGGGACTTCGTCCAGATAAACGGCGACTTCACCGGCACAGTGGAGGAAATCGGGCTCCGGGTCACCAAGATCCGGGAGTGGTCCCAGCGTCTCCATTACATAGCCAACGGCGAGATTTCCCGGGTCACCAATTACAATCGGCAGCGTATGCGCCCGATTATTTCGGTGACCGTGCCCTATAAGTATGAGCAAAAACGGGTGGAGGAAGTGCTGGAACAGGTCTGCCGCGCTGTCGCCGCGGCCCATCACGACCAGATCATCGAAGACCCCAGCGTCTTTGGCATCACCGACATCGGCGAAAAAGGCATCACCTTTACATTGATTGCCCTGGTCCTGCCCGATAGCTACTGGTTCATCGAGCGCATGCTCCGTAAAGAAATCCTCGCGCAATTCGCCAGAGAAGGCATCGAGATTGCCTACCCCCACCGGGTCTTCATCAGCAGCGACCCGGACAGGGGGACAGGTCCCTTGTCCGGGACCTAG
- a CDS encoding patatin-like phospholipase family protein — translation MNWGLALSGGALRGAAHIGVLAVLEENDLAPDYIAGTSSGSLVAALYALGFSARHMQEIMQELSAARLYDLNISWRSFWNLLFNLILYILRAPPQLYRQLPDGLLRGAKLAEWIDSVTMHKRFYDTHIPLAVMATDIQSGEPICFHSAGQRLERAALSQSLTMVEGNNLVDALRASTAIPGVFSPVKKHGRTLVDGGVVDNLPSEVLRAMGANRVLAVNLGYPGQQQKSLDNAFTIAAQAVDIMARQITLMRGVRAADYVINPKIYDVGLTDFHKLQECMERGEKAASEALPDIRVLLS, via the coding sequence ATGAACTGGGGTCTCGCACTCAGCGGCGGCGCCCTGCGGGGCGCAGCCCATATCGGGGTGCTGGCGGTTTTGGAAGAAAATGACCTGGCGCCGGATTACATCGCCGGCACCAGCAGCGGCAGCCTGGTCGCGGCCCTCTATGCCCTGGGATTCTCCGCCCGACACATGCAGGAAATCATGCAGGAGCTCTCAGCAGCCAGGCTCTATGATTTAAACATATCCTGGCGAAGCTTTTGGAACCTTTTGTTCAATCTTATTCTCTACATTCTACGGGCGCCGCCACAACTTTATCGACAACTCCCCGACGGTCTGCTCCGGGGGGCAAAGTTGGCAGAGTGGATCGATTCGGTGACGATGCACAAGCGATTCTACGACACCCATATCCCCCTGGCGGTAATGGCGACGGATATTCAATCTGGAGAACCGATTTGCTTCCACAGCGCCGGGCAAAGACTGGAGCGAGCTGCCCTCAGCCAGTCCCTGACCATGGTGGAAGGCAACAACCTGGTGGACGCGCTCCGGGCCAGCACGGCAATACCCGGCGTATTCAGCCCGGTGAAGAAGCATGGCCGCACGCTGGTGGACGGCGGCGTGGTGGACAATTTGCCCAGCGAAGTTCTCAGGGCAATGGGCGCCAACCGCGTGTTGGCGGTAAACCTGGGATATCCCGGCCAACAGCAAAAAAGCCTGGACAACGCATTTACCATCGCCGCCCAGGCTGTAGATATCATGGCCCGACAGATAACCCTGATGCGGGGTGTCCGGGCCGCCGATTATGTGATTAATCCCAAGATATACGATGTGGGCCTGACAGACT
- a CDS encoding ABC-F family ATP-binding cassette domain-containing protein encodes MIVLAADQICKYYGAELVLDNISLQVKQGQKVALLGANGSGKTTLLNILAGRLEADGGQVIRQKGARLGYQTQEFKVVPGHTVLSEGLAVFAHLEAMEKELRALEQVITDRPNDQQSLKKYSGLSQRFEEAGGYQYPARTRSILRGLGFLETEFDQPVEQLSGGQQSRLSLAKLLLSDPDILLLDEPTNHLDIDAIQWLEDHLRNYSGGLLMITHDRRFLEALADEIYELNHQHLERYPGNYHFFQRERASRRKQQAKEYQKQQEYIHRTEDFIARNIAGQKTKLAQSRRKELAKLERLAPPPGENFKAAFSFRQKRTSGRHVLQVENLAKAWSEKPVFKNISFQLERGERAGLIGPNGCGKTTLLEVICGHIAADSGQVRLGHHADIAYFSQKRTDLNPENTAADEIWACRPTWTRGQVQSLLARFLFRGEEAFKPVRVMSGGEAGRLALAKLFLEEANFLVLDEPTNHLDIDSKEVLEDALDQYPGTVLVVSHDRWFLDRVTNITLAMSNDGVSRYLGNYQYYLEKKRAQEEQAARPQAAPAAAPKAERKRSGLSPNERFRRQKRLEELETEIATAEERQEELHQQIEEASADHQLLADLTAQLHALSQQLEDLYEQWTQVSEELSEN; translated from the coding sequence ATGATTGTACTTGCTGCGGACCAAATCTGCAAATATTACGGCGCCGAACTGGTGCTGGATAACATATCGCTGCAGGTCAAGCAGGGCCAGAAGGTTGCCCTGCTGGGCGCCAACGGCAGCGGCAAAACTACCTTATTAAACATCCTCGCCGGGCGCTTGGAAGCCGATGGCGGCCAGGTAATCCGGCAAAAAGGGGCGCGTCTCGGCTACCAGACCCAGGAGTTTAAAGTAGTGCCCGGACATACAGTTCTCAGCGAGGGCCTGGCGGTCTTTGCCCACCTGGAGGCGATGGAAAAGGAACTGCGCGCCCTGGAGCAGGTAATCACCGACCGCCCTAATGACCAGCAAAGTCTGAAGAAATACTCTGGGCTCAGTCAACGCTTCGAAGAAGCGGGAGGCTACCAATACCCAGCCCGCACCCGCAGCATCCTTCGGGGCCTGGGTTTTTTAGAAACCGAGTTCGACCAACCGGTGGAGCAGCTCAGCGGCGGCCAGCAGAGCCGCCTCTCTTTGGCCAAGCTGTTGCTCTCGGACCCGGATATTCTGCTGCTGGATGAGCCCACCAACCACCTGGACATCGACGCGATCCAGTGGCTTGAAGACCACCTCCGGAACTATAGCGGTGGCCTCTTGATGATTACCCACGACCGGCGCTTCCTGGAAGCGCTGGCTGACGAAATCTATGAACTGAATCATCAGCATCTGGAGCGCTATCCCGGCAATTATCACTTCTTCCAACGGGAACGGGCCAGTCGTCGCAAACAGCAGGCCAAGGAATACCAAAAGCAACAAGAGTATATCCACCGCACTGAGGACTTCATCGCCCGTAATATCGCCGGCCAGAAGACCAAATTGGCCCAGAGTCGGCGCAAGGAGCTGGCGAAACTGGAGCGGCTGGCGCCGCCCCCCGGCGAAAATTTCAAGGCCGCCTTTAGCTTCCGACAAAAGCGAACCAGCGGCCGCCATGTCCTCCAGGTGGAGAACCTGGCCAAAGCCTGGTCAGAGAAGCCGGTGTTTAAAAACATCAGCTTCCAGCTGGAGCGAGGGGAACGGGCGGGACTAATCGGCCCCAACGGCTGTGGCAAGACGACACTGCTGGAGGTTATCTGCGGCCACATCGCCGCCGATTCCGGCCAGGTGCGCCTCGGCCACCATGCGGATATCGCTTACTTCAGCCAGAAACGGACTGACCTCAACCCGGAAAACACCGCCGCTGATGAGATTTGGGCGTGCCGTCCGACATGGACCCGGGGCCAGGTCCAAAGCCTGCTGGCCCGCTTTCTGTTCCGGGGCGAAGAGGCCTTCAAACCGGTGCGGGTGATGAGCGGCGGCGAAGCCGGCCGCCTGGCCCTGGCCAAACTGTTCCTGGAAGAGGCGAACTTCCTCGTCCTGGACGAACCGACCAACCACCTGGATATCGACAGCAAGGAAGTGTTAGAGGACGCCCTGGACCAGTATCCCGGCACGGTGCTGGTGGTTTCCCACGACCGTTGGTTTTTGGACCGGGTAACCAATATCACCCTGGCCATGAGCAATGACGGCGTCAGCCGCTACTTGGGCAATTATCAATACTACCTGGAAAAAAAGCGCGCCCAGGAAGAGCAAGCGGCCCGCCCCCAGGCGGCGCCAGCGGCAGCGCCAAAGGCCGAGCGCAAGCGCAGCGGCCTCTCACCCAACGAGCGCTTCCGCCGCCAAAAGCGCCTGGAGGAATTAGAAACGGAAATCGCTACTGCCGAAGAGCGTCAGGAAGAATTGCACCAACAGATCGAGGAAGCAAGTGCCGATCATCAGCTTCTGGCCGACCTCACCGCCCAGCTCCATGCCCTCAGCCAACAGTTGGAGGATTTATACGAGCAATGGACTCAGGTGAGCGAGGAACTCTCGGAAAACTGA
- a CDS encoding pyridoxal-phosphate dependent enzyme: MIDLSVNQEQLDRTVARAREKKIIIPTLAQQKDPALIPESIKEKLSNIGLWDLNSYNLFRITWRNEPTRTGGLFGGVNYLELPPALTGVRAKIIGLVGKWFPTGAHKVGATFGCLIPRLVTGQFDPTTSKAAWPSTGNYCRGGAYNSALLACDSIAILPEGMSQERFDWLAQVAGEIIRTPGSESNVKEIFDKCWELRRTRDDVVIFNQFDELGNYLWHYEVTGTAMTDLLADLLGARDRFAGLVVTTGSAGTIGAGDRLKQLYPTCKLAASEALQCPTLLNNGFGAHRLEGIGDKHVPWVHNVYNTDMVMAIDDNDAMSVMRLFNEPAGQEYLQSQGVSASVVENLSLLGISGIANLLSAIKFAKYYELTENDVVMTVFTDSMEMYNSRLEEMNQQFGALEQVDAAISYYRDLLGVSVDHLQELTYQDKKRIHNLKYYTWVEQQGKDVEELNAQWYDQENYWGSIQALAGELDCQIEEFNRRTGLLAAL, translated from the coding sequence ATGATTGATTTGTCGGTTAACCAGGAGCAACTGGACCGGACGGTGGCCCGCGCCCGGGAGAAAAAGATTATTATTCCCACACTGGCTCAACAAAAGGACCCTGCACTAATACCTGAGTCAATCAAAGAAAAGCTTAGCAATATCGGCCTTTGGGATCTGAACTCGTACAATCTGTTTCGGATAACCTGGCGCAACGAACCTACCCGCACAGGGGGGCTTTTCGGCGGTGTCAATTATCTTGAGTTGCCGCCGGCCCTCACCGGTGTCCGGGCCAAAATTATCGGTTTGGTGGGCAAGTGGTTTCCCACCGGCGCCCACAAGGTTGGCGCCACTTTTGGCTGCCTGATCCCGCGGTTGGTCACCGGTCAGTTTGACCCCACCACCAGCAAGGCGGCCTGGCCGTCCACCGGGAACTACTGCCGGGGCGGCGCCTACAACTCGGCGCTGCTGGCCTGCGACTCAATTGCAATTTTGCCTGAGGGGATGAGCCAGGAGCGCTTTGACTGGCTGGCCCAGGTCGCAGGCGAGATTATTCGCACCCCCGGCAGTGAAAGCAATGTAAAGGAAATATTTGATAAATGCTGGGAGCTCCGGCGCACTCGAGACGATGTGGTGATCTTCAATCAGTTTGATGAGCTGGGCAATTATCTCTGGCATTATGAGGTAACCGGCACGGCCATGACCGATTTGCTGGCAGACCTGCTGGGCGCTCGCGATCGATTTGCCGGATTGGTGGTTACCACCGGTTCTGCCGGCACCATCGGCGCCGGTGACCGCCTCAAACAGCTCTACCCCACTTGTAAATTGGCGGCAAGTGAGGCCCTTCAGTGCCCGACACTGTTGAACAATGGCTTTGGCGCTCACCGCCTTGAGGGGATTGGCGACAAACACGTCCCGTGGGTGCACAATGTCTACAACACTGACATGGTCATGGCCATCGACGATAATGATGCCATGTCGGTTATGCGCTTGTTTAACGAGCCGGCTGGCCAGGAATATCTGCAGAGCCAGGGTGTTTCCGCTTCTGTGGTGGAAAATCTGTCCCTGTTGGGGATTTCCGGCATCGCCAATTTGCTTTCGGCGATAAAGTTTGCCAAGTATTATGAGCTCACAGAAAATGATGTGGTTATGACAGTTTTCACCGACTCGATGGAAATGTATAACTCCCGCCTGGAAGAAATGAATCAGCAGTTCGGCGCCCTGGAGCAAGTCGATGCCGCCATCAGCTATTATCGCGACCTGCTGGGGGTATCGGTGGATCATCTTCAAGAGCTTACGTACCAGGACAAGAAGCGCATCCATAATCTCAAGTACTATACCTGGGTCGAACAACAGGGCAAGGATGTGGAGGAGCTAAACGCACAATGGTATGACCAGGAAAATTATTGGGGCAGTATTCAGGCGCTTGCCGGCGAATTGGATTGTCAGATCGAAGAATTCAATCGCCGCACCGGTCTGTTGGCTGCTCTCTAG
- the sfsA gene encoding DNA/RNA nuclease SfsA, which translates to MDKAYHVPGRFTPARFLARPNRFVAEVELEGERVRAHVPTSGRLAELLVPDANVLVRTDVAPGRKTTCDLMLVEKDGTWVSLDSRLPNYLVGQLLRNDALPPFTGVSTVRAEFSHAAGRLDFAFTDGNGQQTLLEVKSVTLVEAGVAMFPDAPTLRGARHLAELTAAVTEGYRTAVMFVIQREDASVFRPNGRTDPDFAKALARAAEAGVEIYAWRCRAEANSLTLLAPVPVELEG; encoded by the coding sequence GTGGATAAAGCTTATCATGTGCCTGGCCGCTTTACGCCGGCGCGGTTTTTGGCTCGGCCCAACCGGTTTGTGGCCGAAGTGGAGCTAGAAGGGGAACGGGTCCGCGCCCATGTACCCACCTCCGGACGCTTGGCGGAACTGCTGGTGCCCGACGCCAATGTGTTGGTGCGCACTGACGTGGCGCCCGGACGCAAGACAACCTGTGATTTGATGCTGGTGGAAAAGGATGGGACCTGGGTGTCCTTGGATTCGCGCTTGCCCAATTACCTGGTGGGCCAACTTCTAAGAAACGACGCGCTGCCGCCCTTTACCGGCGTCAGCACTGTGCGGGCAGAATTTAGCCACGCCGCCGGTCGCCTGGATTTCGCCTTTACCGACGGCAACGGTCAGCAAACTTTGTTGGAAGTGAAGTCAGTTACCTTGGTGGAGGCCGGTGTGGCGATGTTCCCCGACGCGCCCACGCTGCGAGGCGCCCGCCACCTTGCGGAACTCACGGCTGCGGTGACCGAAGGTTATCGGACCGCGGTAATGTTTGTAATCCAACGGGAAGATGCCAGCGTATTTAGACCAAATGGGCGCACCGACCCGGACTTTGCCAAAGCGCTGGCCCGGGCAGCGGAGGCCGGTGTGGAAATTTACGCCTGGCGCTGTAGGGCAGAGGCCAATAGCCTGACCTTGCTGGCGCCGGTGCCGGTGGAACTGGAGGGTTAA
- a CDS encoding cysteine hydrolase gives MHVLIVIDMQRDFVNPDGALSFPGAQKLLAPIRERIREFRAANWPVITTQDWHAPDDLEFERFPVHCVANTRGAELTAEIDDALAGYQNHSSIRKTRYSAFHDTGLQWLLAELNPELVEVVGVCTNICVLHTVEELRNRDIPTIVHTNSVDSFDQEAHKFALTHMQTILGAEVK, from the coding sequence ATGCACGTACTTATTGTTATCGACATGCAAAGGGATTTTGTTAATCCTGACGGCGCCCTCTCCTTCCCCGGCGCTCAAAAGCTGCTTGCGCCAATTCGGGAGCGCATCCGGGAGTTTCGGGCAGCAAACTGGCCCGTCATCACCACCCAGGACTGGCACGCCCCCGATGACTTGGAATTCGAACGCTTTCCTGTCCATTGCGTGGCGAATACCCGGGGCGCAGAACTTACAGCGGAAATTGACGACGCCCTTGCCGGGTACCAAAACCACAGCTCAATTCGTAAGACCCGCTACAGCGCGTTTCATGACACCGGCCTCCAGTGGCTGCTTGCTGAGCTGAATCCGGAACTTGTGGAAGTGGTCGGTGTCTGCACTAATATCTGTGTTTTGCACACCGTGGAGGAGCTTCGCAACCGCGACATCCCGACAATTGTGCATACAAACTCTGTGGACTCCTTTGACCAGGAAGCCCACAAATTCGCTCTCACACATATGCAAACCATTCTTGGCGCGGAGGTGAAGTAA
- a CDS encoding methyltransferase domain-containing protein: MKQWTEESLAWYIEAGRRSQYPKAILDKLRPHLRSDDVLLDIGSGPGLYALALYQEIKEIYNLDSQGLALEFLRGQAKAMGANNIHIVEGVWPDADFQRSVDVVLAAFSSGQVMRDAASIRKMLALGPRMLVFVAPAKTGKKFFRDRSSRDNGDRRPAHQQTLDILTELGLTYSCEELDIDFGQPVANLEEAAAFLSEQLRIDALKARQHAEKIGFPTDYGWYLPNPRHTALIIVKNC; encoded by the coding sequence ATGAAACAATGGACTGAAGAATCTTTGGCTTGGTATATCGAAGCGGGCAGGCGCAGCCAATATCCCAAAGCAATCCTCGACAAACTGCGTCCGCATCTGCGATCTGATGATGTGTTGTTGGACATTGGTTCCGGCCCCGGCCTCTATGCCCTCGCCCTCTACCAAGAGATCAAAGAAATATATAACCTTGATTCCCAGGGGCTGGCGTTGGAATTTTTGCGTGGACAGGCAAAGGCAATGGGCGCGAACAATATCCACATAGTTGAAGGGGTTTGGCCGGATGCTGATTTTCAGCGGTCGGTGGATGTGGTGCTGGCTGCCTTCAGCAGTGGCCAGGTGATGCGGGACGCAGCAAGCATTCGGAAAATGCTTGCCCTCGGCCCCCGAATGCTTGTTTTTGTTGCACCGGCGAAAACGGGCAAGAAATTTTTCCGGGACCGGTCATCTCGCGACAATGGTGACCGGCGTCCGGCTCATCAGCAGACCCTAGACATCCTTACCGAGCTGGGTCTTACATACAGTTGTGAAGAGCTGGACATAGATTTTGGCCAGCCGGTAGCCAACCTCGAGGAAGCGGCTGCCTTTCTCAGCGAACAGTTGCGGATCGACGCGCTGAAAGCTCGCCAACATGCTGAAAAGATTGGCTTTCCCACTGATTATGGCTGGTATCTGCCAAATCCCCGTCACACTGCTCTAATTATTGTAAAAAATTGCTGA
- a CDS encoding glycosyltransferase family 4 protein, giving the protein MCRQGQNIGMEAINLRVLQVSGPAAGGIKKHIRQLAAGLYARGVEVRIAPPGPVSPLTMAALIRDIREGGVDLVHCHGFQGGVNGRLAALVAGVPAVVTIHNSLQVKGLYTRGALWAEGCLRRRTARWVAVSSWLRDWSLATLGLPESGIEVIYNGIELTPLPDFCPRPVVGTVARLIHGKGIDVLLRALALLRRDLPNVRGLIVGDGPERPKLELLSRELGLESVVKFTGHVDDVGGYLRRMGVFVLPTRSEGLGISIMEAMTQAVPVVATAVGGVPELVVDGKTGLLVPADAPGRLALAIKQILTSRALAQRLTVGAWEHLQARFALDAMISGNYQLYRRVIDA; this is encoded by the coding sequence ATGTGCCGGCAGGGCCAGAATATCGGGATGGAGGCGATTAATTTGCGGGTTCTGCAGGTGTCCGGCCCCGCTGCCGGCGGCATCAAAAAACATATTCGCCAACTGGCCGCGGGGCTCTATGCCCGGGGCGTGGAGGTGCGGATTGCGCCACCGGGGCCGGTAAGCCCGCTAACTATGGCGGCCCTGATCCGGGACATCCGGGAAGGAGGGGTAGACCTGGTCCATTGCCACGGTTTTCAGGGCGGCGTTAACGGGCGACTGGCAGCGCTGGTGGCCGGGGTGCCGGCTGTGGTGACAATTCACAATTCCCTGCAGGTGAAGGGCTTGTACACTCGGGGCGCCCTTTGGGCCGAGGGCTGTTTGCGTCGGCGCACTGCCCGCTGGGTGGCCGTATCTTCTTGGCTGCGGGACTGGTCACTGGCAACCCTGGGCCTACCGGAGTCAGGGATAGAGGTAATTTATAATGGCATTGAATTGACGCCGCTGCCAGACTTCTGTCCGCGCCCGGTGGTGGGAACGGTGGCCCGCCTGATTCACGGCAAGGGTATCGATGTGCTGCTCCGGGCCCTGGCTCTTTTGCGGCGGGACTTACCAAATGTCCGCGGACTGATTGTCGGCGACGGACCAGAGCGGCCGAAACTGGAGCTTTTGTCCCGGGAGCTGGGCCTGGAGTCAGTGGTTAAGTTTACCGGCCATGTCGATGATGTCGGCGGATACTTGCGCAGGATGGGTGTTTTTGTGCTGCCCACCCGCAGCGAAGGGCTGGGCATCTCGATAATGGAGGCAATGACTCAGGCGGTACCGGTGGTGGCAACCGCTGTGGGTGGCGTGCCGGAATTGGTCGTAGACGGCAAGACCGGCCTGCTGGTGCCGGCAGATGCGCCGGGACGTCTGGCGCTGGCGATAAAACAAATTCTCACGTCCCGGGCACTGGCCCAACGCCTGACTGTAGGCGCGTGGGAACATTTGCAGGCCCGGTTTGCGCTTGATGCCATGATAAGCGGCAATTATCAGCTCTACCGGAGGGTGATTGATGCGTAG
- a CDS encoding xanthine dehydrogenase, whose protein sequence is MSNIWTKLRENYHSGQQTLLTIAVDGPHQDQLALRDPDGHLLAGADLPLPTGVETDRLITCGDDLLYNERIIPPANMVIFGGGHIAVPLAAIAKITGFTVTVIDDRSDFANRERFPYADTVMALDYGVAAEKLNIGAGHYLVIVTRGHVHDRECMELALKTDAAYIGMIGSKKKVREVFDWARERGIDQEQLNRVFAPVGLPIGAQTPAEIAVSIIAEVINERSKQPPTADMNEILAALAAKGAETYALATIVEAGGATPRDAGSRMLVRPDGTIIGTVGGGLGEKLVIEAAAEVIQTNCPQLLDYNLNNTLAAGEGMICGGKFKIFVQPV, encoded by the coding sequence ATGAGTAATATATGGACAAAGCTCAGAGAAAATTATCACTCCGGCCAGCAGACTCTGCTGACAATTGCCGTTGATGGTCCCCATCAAGACCAGTTAGCCCTCCGGGATCCCGACGGGCATTTGCTGGCAGGTGCAGATTTACCGCTGCCAACCGGGGTTGAAACGGACCGCCTGATCACCTGCGGCGACGACCTGCTATACAACGAGCGAATCATCCCGCCGGCAAACATGGTAATCTTTGGTGGCGGCCATATAGCTGTACCGCTGGCGGCAATCGCCAAAATAACCGGCTTTACTGTCACCGTGATTGATGACCGCAGTGATTTTGCCAACCGGGAGCGGTTTCCCTATGCCGACACAGTTATGGCCCTGGATTATGGAGTTGCAGCCGAAAAACTGAACATAGGCGCCGGTCATTACCTAGTGATTGTGACCCGGGGGCATGTCCACGACCGGGAGTGCATGGAACTGGCGCTGAAAACCGATGCCGCCTATATCGGAATGATCGGCAGCAAAAAGAAAGTGCGGGAAGTCTTTGACTGGGCCCGGGAGCGCGGCATTGATCAAGAGCAATTGAACCGGGTTTTCGCGCCGGTGGGACTGCCAATTGGCGCCCAGACCCCGGCAGAAATCGCTGTCAGCATCATTGCCGAGGTAATAAACGAGCGCAGCAAACAACCGCCGACGGCGGATATGAATGAAATCCTGGCCGCACTTGCTGCAAAAGGCGCCGAAACTTACGCACTGGCGACAATTGTAGAAGCAGGCGGCGCCACGCCCCGGGACGCAGGTTCACGGATGTTGGTGCGGCCCGACGGCACAATCATTGGCACGGTCGGTGGCGGCCTGGGCGAAAAGCTGGTAATCGAGGCCGCTGCTGAAGTTATCCAAACCAACTGTCCGCAGCTTCTTGATTATAACCTTAACAACACATTGGCCGCCGGCGAAGGTATGATCTGCGGGGGCAAGTTCAAAATTTTTGTGCAGCCGGTATAA
- a CDS encoding nicotinate phosphoribosyltransferase codes for MKRLAPHVFKVPIERIRAGYYSDKYFTRFVDILRRDKKHQSVIYQFFPRADSVIAGLDEACAILRCGTGYYTDVDQADKLFQQLLKVEDQIAIAEYQLDRKGLETGTKERIQLREALMDLWVDKWDELEVSALYDGDKVRFGEPVLVIKGDPVYFGYLETLLLGVIARATSTATSVKRVVDAAQDKPIIFFSARFDHHWVQTTDGYAAFKAGAFGVSTDANADYWGAEALGTIPHALIASYQGSSSKAAMAFDEHIPPEVNRVILVDWDNDCVGTSLRVIGDFYKKFTGKDFIPGLTDPSPVIGQGKNKIWGVRLDTSGSLRDKSVIPHNEDSLGVCPELVWRVRERFDQVGLDKVKIMVSGGFDEKKIGLFERLGVPVDLYGVGSKLLKSKVDVTADIVEVDGRPCAKIGRKKGDYSRLHPVALNGNQ; via the coding sequence ATGAAACGTCTTGCTCCCCATGTATTCAAAGTTCCCATTGAACGGATTCGGGCCGGCTACTATTCGGACAAGTATTTCACCCGCTTTGTCGATATCTTGCGACGGGATAAAAAACATCAGTCGGTAATCTACCAGTTTTTCCCCCGGGCCGATTCGGTGATAGCCGGTTTAGATGAAGCCTGCGCCATCCTGCGCTGTGGCACCGGATACTACACCGATGTGGATCAGGCTGATAAGCTGTTCCAACAGTTGCTAAAGGTGGAGGACCAAATCGCCATTGCCGAATACCAACTGGACCGCAAGGGTCTGGAAACAGGAACCAAAGAGCGTATTCAGTTGCGGGAAGCGCTCATGGACCTGTGGGTGGACAAATGGGATGAGTTGGAAGTAAGCGCCTTGTATGACGGCGATAAAGTCCGGTTTGGCGAGCCGGTGTTGGTCATCAAAGGCGATCCGGTTTATTTCGGCTATTTAGAGACTTTGCTGCTGGGCGTTATCGCCCGGGCCACCAGCACTGCCACCAGCGTCAAGCGAGTGGTCGATGCAGCCCAGGACAAGCCAATCATCTTCTTCTCCGCCCGCTTTGACCATCACTGGGTGCAAACCACCGACGGCTATGCCGCCTTCAAAGCCGGCGCCTTCGGCGTCTCCACCGATGCCAACGCCGACTACTGGGGCGCCGAAGCACTGGGCACAATCCCCCACGCTTTAATAGCCTCTTACCAAGGTTCTTCATCGAAAGCCGCCATGGCCTTTGACGAGCACATTCCACCGGAAGTGAACCGGGTAATCCTGGTGGACTGGGACAACGATTGTGTCGGCACCAGTTTACGTGTAATTGGGGACTTCTATAAGAAGTTCACCGGTAAAGATTTCATCCCCGGCCTCACCGACCCCTCGCCGGTAATTGGCCAAGGCAAGAATAAAATCTGGGGCGTGCGACTGGACACCTCGGGTAGCCTTCGGGACAAGTCCGTGATTCCCCATAACGAAGACTCCCTGGGCGTCTGTCCGGAACTTGTCTGGCGGGTTCGGGAGCGTTTTGACCAGGTGGGCCTGGATAAGGTCAAGATCATGGTCTCCGGCGGCTTTGACGAAAAGAAAATCGGCCTCTTTGAACGCCTGGGTGTGCCGGTGGATCTCTACGGCGTTGGCTCTAAGCTCTTGAAAAGCAAAGTCGATGTCACCGCCGACATCGTTGAAGTGGATGGCCGTCCCTGCGCCAAAATTGGCCGCAAAAAAGGGGACTACAGCCGTCTCCACCCCGTCGCCCTCAACGGCAACCAATAG